In the genome of Streptomyces liliifuscus, the window GATCATCGGGACCGCCCGGCCGTCCACCTAGGCCGCTTAGGATGTCCGCAGGGCAGGGGTTCGGTCCGAGAGGAGGACGCATGGCGCAGTTCGGTGAGCTGGAGGCCGCGATCATGGACGCGGTGTGGGACGCGGGCAGGCCGCTGCGCGTCCGCGAGGTCCTGGACCGCCTCGACCGGGACCCGGAGCCTGCCTACAACACCGTCCACACCGTCACCGAGATCCTGCATCGCAAGGGCTGGCTGGCCAAGGAGAAGGACGGCCGGGCCTACCGGTACGGCGCCACCAAGAGCCGCGAGGAGTACGTCGCCGGGCTGATGGACGAGGCCCTGTCCGTGGCCGGGGACCGCACCGCGACGCTGGCCCGCTTCGTGCAGCAGATGCAGCCCGGTGAGGCCGAGGAGCTGTACCACCTGCTCGGCCAGGCCAAGGCCCGGGAGGCGTCGGAATGATCGTCGCCGCCGTCCTCTTCACGTACGCCGTCCTGCTGTGCACCCTGGCGCCCCGGCTGCTGCGCGGTGCGGGCTGGGCCGAGCGGGCACCCCGGCTGGGCATCGTGGTCTGGCAGGCGCTCGGCACATCGGCGCTCACCGCCGCCGTCCTGGCCGGGCTCGCCCTGACCGTACCCACCGTGCGGGTCAGCGCCGACCTCGCCGCGATGCTGCAGGCATGCGTCATGGCGCTGACCGCGCAGTACGCCTCGCCAGGCGGAGCCGCCGCCGGGGCGGCCGGAGCCGTCCTGGCCCTCGCCGTGCTGGGAAGAGTGGCCTGGTGCGCGGGCGCGGCCCTCCTGCGCACCCGCCGTGAGCGCCGGGAACACCGCGACGTTCTCGACATGGTCGGCCGCGCCGATCCCGTACGCGGGGTGGTCGTCCTCGACCACGACGAGCCCGCCGCCTACTGCCTGCCCGGCCGCCACCGCCGCACCGTCATCACCACCGGCGCCCTTGACACCCTGGACGACGACCAGCTCACGGCCGTCCTCGCACATGAGCACGCCCACCAGGTTGAGCGACACGACGCCGTACTGGCCTGGGCGCAGACGCTTGCCCGCGCCTTCCCCCGGATCGCCCTGTTCCGTATCGGCGAGGCGGAGATCGCCCGGCTGGTGGAGATGCGCGCCGACGACGTGGCCGCCGGCCGCTCCGGACGGCTGACCGCCGCCGCCGCGCTGCTCGCGGTGGCGGGCGGGCGCACCCCGGCTGTGGCCCTCGCGGCCGGCGGCTCCACGGCAGCCCGCCGGGTACGCCGCCTCATCGAGCCCCACCGGCCCCTGAGCCGCCTGCGCATAGCTGCCGGTTCACTGACCGCTGCCGTGGCGCTCGCCCTGCCGCTGCTGGTAGTCGGCGGCCCTGCGGCGGCCGCGACGCAGCTGAACTACTGCCCGGACGGCACGCCCGCCGCCCAGGTCACCACGATGCGCTGACCAGCACACCAAGCCTCTGCCTGGACACCGCCACCCCGTTGACCTAATCTCCTTAGGAGTTCAGGTTTAAGGCTGAGGAGAGGCGTCGTCCGTATGGGAGAGCTGCTGTTCGGCACCACGCTGCTGGCGTCGTTCCTCGGCGGAGTAGTAGCCCTGCTCGCACCCTGCTGCGTGTCCGTGATGCTGCCCGCCTACCTCGCGACCGGCTTCCGCCGCCGCACCGGGATCCTGGCCGCGACGCTGGTCTTCGCCGCCGGGGTGGCCACCGTGATCGTGCCGATCGGGCTCGGCGCCACCGCCCTCGTCTCACTCATCTCCGGCCACCACCTGCTGGTGTTCTCGATCGGCGGTGCGGCCATGGCGGTCGGCGGGATCGCCCTGCTGGCCGGGTGGAAGCCGCAGCTGCCGATGATCGCGGGCCGGGCCCCGGCCGGGCACGGCTTCGGCTCCGTCTACGGGCTCGGCGTGTTCTCCGGCGCGGCCAGCTCCTGCTGCGCACCGGTCCTCGCCGGAGTCGCCGTTCTCTCCGGTGCCGCCGCCTCCTTCCCCGCCGCGCTCGCCGTCTCCCTGACCTACGTCGCCGGAATGGTCGCCCCGCTGTGCCTGCTCGCCCTGGTCTGGGACCGCCGCGACTGGAGCGCCGGCCGCCTGCTCCAGGGCCGCCAGGTCACCCTGCGCCTCGGCCGGCTGCGGCGGCGGATGCCGCTCGGCAGCGCCGCCTCCGGGATCCTGCTCATCGCGATGGGCGCGCTCACCCTCGTCCAGGCCGTGCGCGGCCCGGACATGGCCTCGGGCGGCTGGCGGGTGCGGGTCGCCGCTGATCTGCAGCACGCCGCGTCCGTGGTCACCAAGGCCCTGGGCTGGCTGCCCGGCTGGGCCCTGGCGGTCATCCTCGTCGCGCTCGCCGCCTTCCTGTTCCGGCAGGCGCGCGCCCACCTGACCGCCCCCGCCCGGCGTTCCCCCGGCGCCACGGCGGGGGCCTCCTCCGCCGACTGCTGCGACCCACCGCAGCCGCCCCTTACGACCGTCCCCACCTCCGCCGGAGAGGACCGCCCCGCATGAGCACCACCAGCAAGAAGAGGCCACCGCTGCGGCGGCCCGACGCCGTGATCGCCGCGCAGCGGGAGGCCAAGCGGCGCCGCCTGAC includes:
- a CDS encoding BlaI/MecI/CopY family transcriptional regulator, with product MAQFGELEAAIMDAVWDAGRPLRVREVLDRLDRDPEPAYNTVHTVTEILHRKGWLAKEKDGRAYRYGATKSREEYVAGLMDEALSVAGDRTATLARFVQQMQPGEAEELYHLLGQAKAREASE
- a CDS encoding M56 family metallopeptidase; this translates as MIVAAVLFTYAVLLCTLAPRLLRGAGWAERAPRLGIVVWQALGTSALTAAVLAGLALTVPTVRVSADLAAMLQACVMALTAQYASPGGAAAGAAGAVLALAVLGRVAWCAGAALLRTRRERREHRDVLDMVGRADPVRGVVVLDHDEPAAYCLPGRHRRTVITTGALDTLDDDQLTAVLAHEHAHQVERHDAVLAWAQTLARAFPRIALFRIGEAEIARLVEMRADDVAAGRSGRLTAAAALLAVAGGRTPAVALAAGGSTAARRVRRLIEPHRPLSRLRIAAGSLTAAVALALPLLVVGGPAAAATQLNYCPDGTPAAQVTTMR
- a CDS encoding cytochrome c biogenesis CcdA family protein, with translation MGELLFGTTLLASFLGGVVALLAPCCVSVMLPAYLATGFRRRTGILAATLVFAAGVATVIVPIGLGATALVSLISGHHLLVFSIGGAAMAVGGIALLAGWKPQLPMIAGRAPAGHGFGSVYGLGVFSGAASSCCAPVLAGVAVLSGAAASFPAALAVSLTYVAGMVAPLCLLALVWDRRDWSAGRLLQGRQVTLRLGRLRRRMPLGSAASGILLIAMGALTLVQAVRGPDMASGGWRVRVAADLQHAASVVTKALGWLPGWALAVILVALAAFLFRQARAHLTAPARRSPGATAGASSADCCDPPQPPLTTVPTSAGEDRPA